The genomic stretch TTTGTCCAGGTTCTTCAATAGCTCGTTATAGGCTATGACAGAGAGGTCATCGAATTTGTAATCATACAGATATAATGCGAATCCTTTGGAAATCTGCTGTTTGATGTAATTATTTACCACCGCGTAGCTCTTGCCCGAGCCGGGAGTTCCAAGCACGATGGACGCACGAAAAACATTTACAACATTAATCCATCCGTCCCATTCCTTGCCTTGATAAACGAACTTTGTCGGCAGGTTCACGGAATACTCGTTCTCCATGAGCCGTGTCTCCTGCATGAAACTCTCGTTGCCGGTGTTGAACACATCTTCCATGAGGTTGTGTTTCAGCATCCGGCTTATCCATACGCCCGACATCAGCAGCAGGATATACCCGGCAGTAAGCGTTGCCGTGTATAAGGCGGCATTGACCATCGGGCTGAACGGTAAGTCGAGCATCCACCAGTTCATAAAGAACAGCACCAACCCGGCAAGAAAAGAGGCGTATATCTTTCTCCATGTCATCTTTTGGTTCTTCACGCCTTTTGTGCCCAGGCATGAGAGGGCGAGGAATATGACGGCAAATACTTTTGTGATGAGCAGGTTGCTGAAAAGCCCCGCCGTCCTCTGGAAATTAAGGAGTATCCTGTCTACTACTCCGATGTTGATACCCATATCCACGAATGACCGGTAGCAGTACCAGTAGACGTGGATAACAATAAACACGATGGATATGGCACGCATGAACTCCATGACCTTGGCCAGTCCTCTCAAATCATCTTCTTGTTGCATAATGATATAATTTTAATGGTTTGTAAAATCAGTAATCAGGATATTCCACGGGAGCGGCGTTTCTTTTTCTTCTTGCGTTGCAGCCTGCGGGCAAGCGCCTCTTCCTGCGGGTCGGGACCGTTGATACAAATATCGAAGATTCCGAAAGCCTGTTCGATGGAGCTTTCCATTTCAGAAGAGAAACTTTCTTGTCGGCTGGAATCAGGCACGGGAGCATCCAAATCTGGAGTATTGACCGGACTGTTGAACAGCTGCTCGAAGGCATTGGCGGAAAACTCCTTGCCGAGCCGTGAGCCGTTGTACACCTCCCGGTTCCGGTGGTCGATGAAGGTCGCGCCGTAAATGCGTCCCTCGTCGTTCTCGCGGAATACCGCATCTATTCCACGCCCATTCAAAAGGCGGATGAAGTCCTCCCTGTTGCCCCGGCATCCGTGCATGGCAAGCGCCACCTCGTTCCGTATCTTCGGCTGCCATTTTTTTGCCTTGTATTCACGGGCATTGAACCCGATGCGCTTTTCCAGCCCTTCATAGCCGTAGCGTTTTCCGATAAGGGAGGACTTGACGGGCGTGCATACCGGTTTTCCCGTATCGTCAGTCATGGTATAGACAATCCCGTTGTAAGGTGTCCCGTTAAATTTGCCTTTCACCTGTTTCACCTCGATATTGAAGCTGGAAAGCAAGGCACTGTATTCTCCGAAAGACTGGAAACGGTAGGTTCCGAACACGCTTTTGACGATGTTGGAGACTTGCTGTTTCACATCGCCGCTTTGGTAGTCTGCTTTCTTCAGGTAGGGTTCCAGCAACTCTTTCCGCTTGTCCTCCACCTGTTTCAGCCCGAATTTCCTTTCCAGCTCCCGGCAGGCTTTCATCGAGCGGTTCCACTCGTAGGCGTCGTCTATCTTTTCCCCTTTCTCGTTCACGCAGGTGGAGACGATATGGATATGCCTCCGGCCTATGTCCTCGTGTACATATACAATATAAGGCTGGTCGCCGTAGCCCATTCTCTGCATGTATTCCTTTGCCAGTTCCGCGAATTGGCCGTCCGTGAGGCGGTCATCCACCGAAGGGTTCAGGGAGATATGCAGCACCGGCTTTTCCGTATTTCGGTTGGCAAGCAGGTAGTTGTCAAATGCCCAAAGGGTCTGTTGCATGACACGCTCCGGACTGCCTGTCATATCGGTAATCATACGGTTTCCCGAAATGATACGCGCGGTGGCATCGTTCACTTTCTGCTGGTTGTAGGTAATCGCCCCGTAGAGCGAAACACCCCTGTTGATTTTGGCCACCATGTCATTCCCCCTCCCTTTTTCTTTTTATAAGGTACTCCTCCTCGAACTCGCGGGTCAGCAGGATAATCCGCTTGCTCAACAGTACCAAGTCTATCGTAGCCTTTTCCAGATTGCGGAGCAGAACGAAAGCACGTTTCTCCCCGAAGTTGGTCTTGACGGTTCTCACTGTCTGGTTGTAATTGTTGCCGATGCTCTGGAACTGGTGGTAGAAATTGGTCAGGCGGATGTAGTAGTCCATCGTCGCCTTGTCTATTTTCACGACCTTGATTTCGCGGCCAAAGAGCATTGACTTGATAAACCGTGCCCGTTGTTTGAGTCCTGATTTTGCAAACAGCAGCTCGAACTGCCCGTTCTCCTGGGCGTTCAGCTTGATGCCGTAACGGAACACGGCAGGGTCCGGCTTGGGCTTCCGGCCCACGCTTTTCTTTAAGTTTTTCTTCTTGTTTTCTTCCATACGCGTTGATATTTTCTGTTTCTGATTTTCCGTCCCGGATTCACGACTTTGGAGTGAATCCTCCCCGAGCCGTCAGGCGAGCGGCAAGTTGTTTTGGGATGCCCGAATCATTTCGGGCGGCCCAAAACACAACTTGCTATGTTCGCTTGAACATGAATTCTCCTTCCGTCAAATTGTGTTTGACCCTTCAGCCTCATTCTTCGGCTTCGGGAAAGCCCCGCGGCGGTATCCGTTTCGTTGTCGGTGCAAAGTTATGGCAGTATATATTGCTGTGAAATAGTAAGTTATATGCAACGTGATGACAAATGATGACACAGGTCGTCACCTCCCCTGAAACATGATGCCGGTATGAAAAAATACCCTTTTATTTGCAGCGTGAACGGATGAAACCGAGCTTCCGATAACGGTATAATGGTCATATTGTCTGATGCTTCCGTTATCGGTCCGGATAGTGGAAGCAATGTCGGATATGACAGTTATCGGAATGTCATGACCAACAGACCGACCATTAACGGAAGAATGCGATAACGGACACGTTACCGGTCGGAATAGCGGATGAAGCATACCGTGGTCGGTCGGAAAGAAGCGTTCACGGATTGACGGATGAAACAGATATATATTCAATAACCCATAAAAAGAAAAGATTATGAGCAAAGAACCTTTATTCGTTGCAGTCAGCAACCAAAAGGGAGGGGTCGGGAAATCGGCCTTGACGGTAGTGCTTTCCAGCTACCTCCATTTCGAGAAAAACCTGAACGTGGCAATCATTGATTGTGATTCTCCACAGCACAGCCTTGTGCGCATGAGAGAACGGGACAAAAAAGCCATTACCAACAGTGCCTATTTTCAGCAATTGTTACAGCAGCAATGGAATCGCGTACCAAAGAAAGCTTATCCGATTGTGGGAGCGACTTCGGAAAAGGCAAGAGAGGCTGCGGACGAGCTTGCTGCAAGCGGTGACTATGACCTGATTTTTGTGGATTTGCCCGGAACGGTAGAATCCACCGGGGTATTCCGTACCATCGTCAATATGGATTATGTCCTGACTCCCACCACTCCCGACCTTATCATCATGCAGAGCACGCTCGCATTTTCCACGACGGTTCTTGATTATGTCAAGAACACGAAAGATGTGCCGCTCAAGGATATCATCTTCTTTTGGAACAAGCTGAAAAAACGTACCAACGTGGAAATATACAAATCTTATGCGGAGGTCATGAGGGAACTGCATCTGACTGTCCTTGACACCAAACTTCCCGATTTATGCCGCTACGAAAAAGAAATCACCCATGCAAAACGTGATTTTTTCCGCTGCACCCTGCTGCCTCCTCCAGCCAAGCAACTGGAAGGAAGCGGATTGGCAGAACTGGCAGAAGAACTTATAGTCAAACTTAAACTTGTACACTCATGACAAAGAAAAAAGTGGAAGTGAATGAGGATATCCTCAAGAATATCATTGTCGGGGATATTCCTGTCTTCGGCAGGGAGAAGCCCGCTGAAGAAGATGCGGAACAGCTGGAAACGGAAGCCCCTCCCGTCACAGAAACCGCCGGCCCCTCACCAGAGAAAGCGGTTTCTGCAAAGACACGGAAAAAGAAAGAGGAAGCGGGTGGCTATAAGGAAAGGTATCTGGTCAATATACCTGCATCCAACCGTTCCCATGTCTATATAAACCGGGAAGTGGCCGAATGTATCAAGCGTATCCTTCCGGTCATTGCTCCGGATATGAGCATATCGGGGTATATAAGCAATATCCTCGTGGACCATATCCAACAACATTGGGAAGAAATCAATGAACTATACAACAAGGAATATTACAAACCATTAAAACCATTTTAATCATGACACAGATTATTTTTCAATTTGCAGCCATTGCCTGCTCCATTTATACCTTATACAGATTCGGGTTGTTCATTTGCAGGAAAGTTTGTAAAAACAAAAGAAACAGGGTAACGGCTCAGGTTACTTCTGTTGAAGCAGTTGATGAAGTTAAACCTGTCAATGGACAAGAGAGTGTTTCACCGATTGTCATAGAGAAACTTGCCAATAGTCCAATAACAAAACATTTAGGAATCGCCGCATACAGAGCGACCTATCTGGATAATTATCCTATTGCCAGCCGTATACAGGTTTATATAGACAGGGACAGCCATACCCATATCAAACGCTTTCTGGCGGTCGTCGCTCCGGATGCATCCATGTCCGGCTATATAAGCAAGATTATAGATGAGCATCTGAAAAGATATGAGAATGAAATGTCCGAATTGTACACGAAATGTATCACCCAACCTTTATGATTATGGAAACGGCACTCTATTTTACAGTAAAAATTACATGCGTGACTTTTATATTATGGCACTTGTGGATATTCATCTTCAACCGGCAAATGTATGGCAGATGGGAGAAAGTTTACCATTTGATGCGGATTGTCCGTATCAGGCTATGGAAACATCGCAAGGAACGTACGAGGCGAAAGGCTCGTAATGCCCGCAAAAAGGCAATACGTGGGAAATCTGTAACAGAAACAGCCACACCACAAGACAAGCCAAAGGCAACTGCGTTGTCTCCCGCTGGTGATGACGTGATCGGAAAGACAAAGATTGTCTATTTGGAAGACCCGGAAGTGGCAAGAAAAACTCCCATCCGTTCCGAACCCATGAAAAAAGAACCCATAGAAGAAGATGAGGAGATCCGTCCGGATGATGTGGCGCAGGAGGACAGGGGGCTGACCAGGGAGGAGAAAGAAGAGTTGATGTCTCCTGTAGATGCCGAGCCTGACCCGGATTTTGATACAGCCATGACTTTCGAGGACATAAACAATGTGGCGGAGGTGCTGATGTCTGAAAATCCGGATGAACAGAAGGCTATCCGTGCTGCCACTACCATACATCATAAGATGCAGGACACGGTTATACTCTCTTTTCTTACAGACAAATTG from Phocaeicola dorei encodes the following:
- a CDS encoding DUF3408 domain-containing protein, translating into MTKKKVEVNEDILKNIIVGDIPVFGREKPAEEDAEQLETEAPPVTETAGPSPEKAVSAKTRKKKEEAGGYKERYLVNIPASNRSHVYINREVAECIKRILPVIAPDMSISGYISNILVDHIQQHWEEINELYNKEYYKPLKPF
- the mobA gene encoding conjugal transfer protein MobA → MEENKKKNLKKSVGRKPKPDPAVFRYGIKLNAQENGQFELLFAKSGLKQRARFIKSMLFGREIKVVKIDKATMDYYIRLTNFYHQFQSIGNNYNQTVRTVKTNFGEKRAFVLLRNLEKATIDLVLLSKRIILLTREFEEEYLIKRKREGE
- the mobB gene encoding conjugal transfer protein MobB; translated protein: MVAKINRGVSLYGAITYNQQKVNDATARIISGNRMITDMTGSPERVMQQTLWAFDNYLLANRNTEKPVLHISLNPSVDDRLTDGQFAELAKEYMQRMGYGDQPYIVYVHEDIGRRHIHIVSTCVNEKGEKIDDAYEWNRSMKACRELERKFGLKQVEDKRKELLEPYLKKADYQSGDVKQQVSNIVKSVFGTYRFQSFGEYSALLSSFNIEVKQVKGKFNGTPYNGIVYTMTDDTGKPVCTPVKSSLIGKRYGYEGLEKRIGFNAREYKAKKWQPKIRNEVALAMHGCRGNREDFIRLLNGRGIDAVFRENDEGRIYGATFIDHRNREVYNGSRLGKEFSANAFEQLFNSPVNTPDLDAPVPDSSRQESFSSEMESSIEQAFGIFDICINGPDPQEEALARRLQRKKKKKRRSRGIS
- a CDS encoding DUF4122 family protein, coding for METALYFTVKITCVTFILWHLWIFIFNRQMYGRWEKVYHLMRIVRIRLWKHRKERTRRKARNARKKAIRGKSVTETATPQDKPKATALSPAGDDVIGKTKIVYLEDPEVARKTPIRSEPMKKEPIEEDEEIRPDDVAQEDRGLTREEKEELMSPVDAEPDPDFDTAMTFEDINNVAEVLMSENPDEQKAIRAATTIHHKMQDTVILSFLTDKLSNQEKVNRLVSECLDESGRPLSKRKATSRKMETFNIDKFV
- a CDS encoding ParA family protein, whose amino-acid sequence is MSKEPLFVAVSNQKGGVGKSALTVVLSSYLHFEKNLNVAIIDCDSPQHSLVRMRERDKKAITNSAYFQQLLQQQWNRVPKKAYPIVGATSEKAREAADELAASGDYDLIFVDLPGTVESTGVFRTIVNMDYVLTPTTPDLIIMQSTLAFSTTVLDYVKNTKDVPLKDIIFFWNKLKKRTNVEIYKSYAEVMRELHLTVLDTKLPDLCRYEKEITHAKRDFFRCTLLPPPAKQLEGSGLAELAEELIVKLKLVHS
- a CDS encoding DUF3408 domain-containing protein codes for the protein MTQIIFQFAAIACSIYTLYRFGLFICRKVCKNKRNRVTAQVTSVEAVDEVKPVNGQESVSPIVIEKLANSPITKHLGIAAYRATYLDNYPIASRIQVYIDRDSHTHIKRFLAVVAPDASMSGYISKIIDEHLKRYENEMSELYTKCITQPL